Part of the Etheostoma spectabile isolate EspeVRDwgs_2016 chromosome 21, UIUC_Espe_1.0, whole genome shotgun sequence genome is shown below.
CAATGCATGGAGGTAGAGATTGTAAAAACTTTGCTCTAAATGTCTctcataaaaacattttttttttgagtctGCATGGgaaatatgttgtgtgtggAAGTGAGATAGTCCAAGGGTAACTACTACACCGACTGCAAAAACATATAGTCCCTTaagatatttgttttaaatagccATACATATCAGTTTCTACTTGCTTACTTAGATCAACAGGCCTGGAGGAATCTGTCTTGGGGATATTAGAGACATAATAACAACTTACAAAGAATCTGTGCATATGATACTGACACCAATTGGCACAAGGTCAGCAGGACCTTCAGACTGCAGAGGAAGGGGGGGGAGATCACAGACTACACATGTCACTTACTATGGAGTCACTTTTTGTGTCCTGGAGGCACGATGTTCTCTTAGCACCTCAGTTTATGCTGTTAGTTGTTAGTTGTTCAGTTGTAAAATACATTACCCAGGTTGCAATTTACTTAAATATTCAATGTGTTTGGCTTGTGACCCCTTACAGAAAACTGTCCTTGTCATGTTTCAGTCTTGCGTTGTAATCAGTTTCACCAAAGAGACATTTACGCTCTGACTAAACTATTCAAcattcaacaaagaaaaaacaaagattgcagcagaactctttttttcttcttagaCCCCATAATTCATCTTATGACCCCCCCGGATGGGTACCCATTGGACCAAACCTAATTATGTATTAAGTAATTAGACTTTAGCTCGACcagctacaacagtaaaatgtaacttaagtattgtactgcactgtattaGTACTAACACAGTATTAACAAGTACATTCAGCTGATAATTTAGTACTTTTGCAGGACTTTTACATTTCTGTATTGATACTCATACTTAATACTTCTTCCTCCACtgcatttaattttaataaataatatgagCAGTGCAATcctattttttccccccacgtTTTTAGACGAATGACATCTCCAAAGGCACATGTACCCATGCCAACATGTTTAGCCTATCCTTAGTCATTGGTGTGTACAGTATTTTATCCCTCTTGTTCTCGCCCCATATTTATGTTCCAGACATTATGAATCAAAGATAATCCCATTtccaggacaaaaaaaaaacagtaggaaaaagacacaaacaagcCCTATTCCTTATCAACAAagaacacttttattttttccccgtCAAATATTAGATGTGAGGTGGGGGAAAGTGCACTCAGTAGGAGAGGTGATGGTGCACAGGGCAGCAGGCAGGGGGCAGCAGATGAgtgagagaagaggagggatgGGGTTATTGGCAAAATGAACAATGAAATGATTTACAGAGCAAAGACTGGGGTTTGTTTAATGCTAATTTCTCCAAAAATGTTCAACTTATTATGACAGATTCCAATAAAATGATtaacaaaagataaaatactTCGGTATTGTTGTAAATTGAAaatcagtttgtttgtttttttttaatgtagaagTGTGTGTTATTTGGGCCCTAGACACCATTTCAGGAATGTCCTTGGTAATAAACATGACTACAGCTGAGAATACTGTATAGACAGTTATGGCCAATAACAATTCAATACGCACTAAAACAAGGTTTCTTCTCTCATGAGGTCAGTATCTGGAATCTTTTTGCCACCCAAACCTATGACAATCTCTCcatgtctttctgtcttcccccacccctatcGCAGGCTGTCAGCAAAGCTAAATTTACCCTTcgtctcacacacattcacacagcaaacctccaacacacacacacacatacatacatacatacatacatagacacaTCCATCCATACAGTACATACGCACAGAGTCACGCATCAGTAGTTTTACAAAAAGATCAAGCACAATCTAGCTctctcaatcacacacacagtgattcaGTTTCTGAtggcaaaaacaacacaatgtcaAGTCAAGGCAACgtgtacacacatactgtactggtCATTGTTCTTGCACAGAAATACAAAGGCATGGGCAGagtttcaaacaaaaaaatgcaagtaaatgtACACACACCCGTGAAGTGCACATATAGAAGGGAAACTCTGAGGGATGAAGACATAAATTGTATAATTCAAGAGTTTTGGAGACAGCTctgagaggaaaagaaagatttggtaaaaaaaaaaagaaacatgctcATTGACAGATAAAGTATGTAAGGCAGACATGGAGGCAAATTGAGTATTTTACATGATGGGGCAGTTATCTGTACAGCAGctgattttttgtgtgtgtgtgtgtggcattctGGCAAATATTACAGCAAGAAATGCAACCAAATCCAAGTAATGGGAGTCACACCACCAAACCCTAGAATGTATTAGACACTCATGATTAGACACTCAGCTTCCTGTTGCAGCTTATATATCCTACCTCAATCAATTTCTCCTCACACTAAAAGGCAATCCAGGTGAATGAAAATATGTTCATTTCATGATCATCAAGCATATCCCACCCAAATTCAAAATCATGTAATCAAagtaaaacagaataaaacacaaattgGTCAACGACAATAGATGTAAAACAACAAAGGCAGCAGATAAAAGTTAAACGATAATCTGAAAGGACAATGAAGAGTTTAAGAAACAAAAGCAGCAATGGAAACGAATGACACAGGCACCAAAATAAAGGTGTGAtggtgagaaaagaaaaaaaacagtcagcTAGAATGGCCTCCAAACTAAAcataaccccccccaccccaccttccccctctctctagAACAATCCACCCTACCTCCCCCCTCCTGCCCACTTAACAAGGGGGACCTCTCTGTGTCCGCCAGTCCCCTTTTGGCACAGCTAGACCCTGACACGCTGTACCAAACGGGGTCAGTTATGATGGCCTAGCAATGGATTTGGTGCCATCTATTGTCAGCCAGAGTCAGCTGCCATTTGTGCAGAGCTAAGCATGTCAGACTTCCAAGTTGAAGGGATCAATTTCAGAAGCACCCACGAGACGGATACCAATCGTCATGGTTTTCTGTGTTACTACACAAAACGTTTTCACTCACCCTGTTTTGCAGTTATGATAAATGACAAAAGAATTAAAGAGCACATGTCAGCACAAGCCAAGGTTAAGTAGAGCAAGCCTCAATtgtgatataaaaaataaataaaacaagagAACTGTAAACAAAGTCTACTTTGATGGAAGTCATAGCGGTGTCATGCACATCATTTGGGAGGCTGAGCTACTTCCATGTTCATGTGTCCGGCTGCCCTGATTAGAGAGGTGCGAGGGCCCAGGCTTGGTGAAGAGGTGATGAGCTCTTCCTATTCAACTTTGACACCCATCTTCTCTGTGTTTAGTAGGTAGAGGCTGTCGTCTATCAGGAAACTGAAGGGAGAATGAAGTAAGGATTATCATTTCAGGTAATTATCTCTATTGCTACTTCTTTTAATCGGGTCcgttcactcactcactcaaatCTAAAAGCAACAAACATaatctttccctctttttcagACACAGCCTGAAATGCTTCTCTTCAGTAACGCTATGACAGAAAGGCAAAGCAGGCTAGTGGACGAACCTGTAGAAAAGGAAGTGCACTGGTACGGTGCTGAGGTGCCACACAGCATGAGCGTCTAGAACCCAGAGCATTGGGGGgaagtccagcagctccagcagggccAGACCATGAAGCAGAAGCACCACCAGAACGCACTTCCACCAGTATGGCAGGGTTCGCCGGTTCTGCCAGCACCAACACAGCCACCACAGGAGGTTCACCATGCCTTAACGACAAAAACAGTAAAGATAAGATACAAGCCATTTAAAGGACCGGATAAGAGCAATCCTAAGACAACAGTACAATCAGTGAACTTGATGACCGAGGGACTGATATTCTGTAAGTTGTTCTAACTGCAGAGTCAATACACTTTTATAATGACAAAGTACTGTTAAGTATAGTTATtataaaaacaagtacaaagaAGCCATGACTATTATAAAATAAGCTATTACGACCAACCAAATGTGAGCTTTAATATGACTATGCCGTTACCAATGGTGGCGTTAGCAGCCATGTTGTAGCCGTAGTCGAAACTGACAAAGGTCAAGTAGGACACATGAGAGGTAAAGGCCAAGATGAGCAGGACTCCCACCATGCTGGACACCCCCGGTCGCCTCAGACCCAATGTTCTGACGAAAAGAGTGGGAAAAGAATTGATGAATTGAGTTGAGGAAGTGttataacagatgtattttacaTTAGTGCCAGGTGCTTTTATAACATAATCAGTGACAGAAGTTGAAGTAAATATTCACTAATTTTCATCATAAATATGAAAAGAACATACAACAGAAATGTAACTTGGGCCAATGATTAATACAGTTGTATGTGATTTTAATTCTCCTGGGATTGTATTTCCTACTGTAATCATGGGACAAATGACAGGATTTGTAGAATACGTGCTTTAGAGCTTACCTGACACAGCAAAGGTAAATTGAATAAAGAATGACCGCTGTTGCACAGAAATAGTCCATTTTCTGGAAGAGAATATCAAATAGAGACCAGAAATACATTTACTGACAGCAGAAATTAAcatcaagagaaaaaaagacttgcATGTTACTGAAAATATACGGCAAACAGCTAGAGGGCCTCGTCAGTAATGGCATTAGGATGTTACTGATTAGCTAAGCTCATTAGCCAATAAACAGAGGAACACTCATCTTAGCATGCTGTCTGTCAGTTCAAAAGATATTTTAGCAGTGCTCCACTCTGTAGGAAATAAAACTGCATCAAAGAGTATCTGAATGAAATGACTGCCTGTAATGTGAAAAGGTCACTTTTAGCCGTgctcagctcattgttttggtttgctGGTCTGCTTATTGAGTCCCAACGGCTCTTACCAAGCCTCCATATAAACATCCATCAACTGCTGTCAGCTCACAAGCTGACTGAACAGATATTTTCTCCGGGGTAAGTGGACCGAACTGAGGCTGAAGGGTGAGAGATTATTCATTTGATACCAGTCAGGTACAGAGAAACAAAACTCTGAAAGGATGCCCAATGCTCTAGCcagtgaaaagaaataagaggagaaaccAGGctaattacaaaagctggtcagtctgatgtcatgttgcctgagctcattactattcatgagctcgcccagttgtgctgggtaaaggatgttGATAGCCTGGCTCGCATTGGcaagctgttagccaatcagagtcaagcagcttagctcgttgaattaatgaaaatgagaactggcacaaatcaagctATGTCTTCTTGCAGgttttctataccacactagaatgggttcaaacaaggtaaccaaggtatttcttccacaaaaaaatgttacagagtccacgaTAGAACATGagacattaccacaaaataataaaatatgtgtgGCAGGCCCCTTTAACAGGCTGGTCATAAAAACTTCATAATccaattattctttttttgctaTGACCTTTTTACTGACATCAAGTATCTAGGCAGTCATCAAGCATTACCTCAGTCAGATAGGTGTCCCGGGTATGAAACACAGTGGACCAGAACCAGGCATTCAGAGATACCTAAAGCAACACAAAGGCTCCTGTTAAATACGCATGGTTCATTCGGTCGTGCATGTAGACACATAGTAGTATTGGTGTATTTATCTGTGTTGagttctttcattttctccaccTCACCAGAGAGAAGGAGTTGATGGTGTGGTACATGGGGCTCTGGCGAGGCACCGTGCCTCGATATCGCAGCAGCATAAGAAGGCAAGCCAGGCCATTCAGCAAAGAGGCCAGGGCAGAAGCTGGCTCCTCAAAACACAGGAAGCGCGCAAATGGCCACTATGAGAAATAGTATACATCACTACTTGATTTCACACATTTTACTCAAATCGGTGAATACAAAACCAACTCTGGAGCACTTAAGAGAGGTTTAATCTAATATAATCTATTGATTTCAGTAATCAGGCTTAGAAGTTATTTTACAGGACAGAACCCAGCATCCTCTCCAATACAGAataatttagattagattagattagataatactttattcaNNNNNNNNNNgggaaattcctttgttacagtagcattctctacagtaagagcaaaaaaacaaaaaacaaacaaacaagtaaacacaaaagaaaaacaggcaaacagtagaCAATGNNNNNNNNNNagactgaagtaaagtggcgtctaataaaaggtattgtaaagtgcggttgccatagtacaaataaaacaatattgcagtgtaagtaagtgaattaaattgaatatgtaattaaagtattaatgcaaaagtaggtaaccataatataagNNNNNNNNNNNNgtgaccataaataatattgaaaaagtaagtacttgtaatggaaaaatataaatacagacaaagatatacagagagtgtatggattaaatgaaaatcaGGAACAGAACTACAACATAATCAGGCGCAGGTGCTgcagagtctgacagcggccgggatgaacgACCTGCAGTACCTCTCCTAACTTTGGGTAATGTTTTGTAATTAAGCTCGGTGGGACACAAATACTGGCCACTGTAAGAAGCACCAACCTTGCCATGGAACTGTGGGACTCTGTACCCCTCGGCCTGGTAAAGGCCCACCGTGGTCCACATGCATTGATAGCGACAGTCATCACGACACGTCCAACCTGGGACACAGGAACAGAGAGTTACCAATTAACGGAATACCAGAACTTAAATGCCAAATATTCTCTGGTTGGCTGTTCCAATGTGAGAAAtggctgtttttctctgtttttatatCAATGTAAATTAAATAGAGTACTGTTGTTGGTCGACCAAAACAAGCTTTTGGGTTCTCAATTGTGATTCTGATTGATTgaggaaataaaataatggtTAGTGGCAGATGCCCTCCTTATTTGCAGCTGGGGAAAAGGAGTTCTTCTCTCAGTTTTTCTCGGATAATTGCCTATATCAtttgcttccacacacacacacacacacacacacacNNNNNNNNNNacacacacacacacacacacacacacagaattgtCATGGGCCAAGGATGCAGTTACAACACTCCCTTTGTGACACCTTGCACAGCCAGAAAAACAGGCTTTCAACTTTCAAGGCTGTTTCAGTTTGAAAGAACAAAGATGAGAAAATAGCACAGTGATGCGTTAAAAGTCACACTGCAGACATGTCAGTAAAGCAGCTTCAGCAGAGAGTACACCTATGAACAAACACATAGTGAATGTCAACTGTTAACAAAACACAGTAAATTGAGTGGGTAACTGTTACGCTGCTGAGAAATCTAAAGACTGCTAAAGTAGCTAAACTTAACGTTACCTACCACCACCGTCAGCAACAACAACTCACCTGTCAGCGCCATGTACTGCGGCTGGGCAGACTGAAACCCCCGAAGCCGAGCTCCGGTGCAGTTGGTCCGGACACATTGCTTCACACAGTCCCGATAAACCGGCTCCTTGTCGCCTTGAGATGCTCGTA
Proteins encoded:
- the pgap3 gene encoding post-GPI attachment to proteins factor 3 isoform X1, which encodes MSLWSRRAFESPARPRLTNMASAATLPRCTSVRLPAVAAVVLLLMSGTTVRASQGDKEPVYRDCVKQCVRTNCTGARLRGFQSAQPQYMALTGWTCRDDCRYQCMWTTVGLYQAEGYRVPQFHGKWPFARFLCFEEPASALASLLNGLACLLMLLRYRGTVPRQSPMYHTINSFSLVSLNAWFWSTVFHTRDTYLTEKMDYFCATAVILYSIYLCCVRTLGLRRPGVSSMVGVLLILAFTSHVSYLTFVSFDYGYNMAANATIGMVNLLWWLCWCWQNRRTLPYWWKCVLVVLLLHGLALLELLDFPPMLWVLDAHAVWHLSTVPVHFLFYSFLIDDSLYLLNTEKMGVKVE
- the pgap3 gene encoding post-GPI attachment to proteins factor 3 isoform X2 translates to MSLWSRRAFESPARPRLTNMASAATLPRCTSVRLPAVAAVVLLLMSGTTVRASQGDKEPVYRDCVKQCVRTNCTGARLRGFQSAQPQYMALTGWTCRDDCRYQCMWTTVGLYQAEGYRVPQFHGKWPFARFLCFEEPASALASLLNGLACLLMLLRYRGTVPRQSPMYHTINSFSLVSLNAWFWSTVFHTRDTYLTEFGPLTPEKISVQSACELTAVDGCLYGGLVRAVGTQ